From the genome of Scytonema hofmannii PCC 7110, one region includes:
- a CDS encoding chlorophyll a/b binding light-harvesting protein — protein MAITSTSPLSVEQDLTDNPWWAGNARLTNLSGKLLGAHVAHSGLIVLWVGAMTFFELAHFNPAKPMYEQGLILLPHLASLGWGVAASGTVVNTYPYFVIGALHLISSAFLGFGGIFHSLRDPEILEGRFPLFGYNWADTNKMTTILGIHLILLGFGAFLLVAKAMYYGGLYDPNIENVRVITNPTLNPAVIFGYLVGAIGKNWIASVDNLEDVVGGHIWVGGMLIFGGLFHILTKPFGWTHSLFVWSGEAYLSYSLGALALMGFIATFFVSVNTTVYPEVFYGPALVIKQNILPYFSSIAPDFVSSRTWLANTHFWLGFFFLQGHIWHALRSRGFDFRKGRLSKNAVIPQPV, from the coding sequence ATGGCGATCACCTCTACAAGTCCGCTGTCGGTGGAGCAAGACCTCACCGACAATCCTTGGTGGGCTGGGAATGCAAGACTCACAAATTTATCAGGAAAATTATTAGGCGCTCACGTCGCTCATTCTGGTCTCATCGTCTTATGGGTAGGAGCTATGACCTTTTTTGAGCTAGCTCACTTTAATCCAGCAAAACCAATGTACGAGCAAGGCTTGATTTTACTACCTCACCTAGCCTCTCTGGGCTGGGGTGTGGCTGCGAGTGGTACGGTTGTTAATACTTACCCATATTTTGTCATTGGAGCTTTGCATCTCATTTCATCAGCTTTTCTAGGTTTTGGAGGTATCTTTCACTCCCTACGAGATCCAGAAATTCTCGAAGGTCGGTTTCCTCTTTTTGGCTACAACTGGGCTGATACTAACAAAATGACCACAATCCTTGGAATCCATTTGATTTTGCTGGGATTCGGAGCATTTCTTCTGGTAGCTAAAGCAATGTACTACGGTGGCTTGTACGATCCAAACATCGAAAATGTACGAGTCATTACCAATCCAACACTCAATCCAGCAGTCATTTTTGGATATCTAGTTGGTGCTATTGGAAAAAACTGGATAGCTAGTGTTGATAATTTAGAAGATGTAGTTGGCGGTCATATTTGGGTCGGTGGAATGCTGATATTTGGGGGCCTTTTCCACATATTAACGAAACCGTTTGGTTGGACGCATTCTTTATTTGTTTGGTCTGGAGAAGCCTACTTGTCTTACAGTTTAGGTGCTTTAGCGTTAATGGGCTTTATTGCTACATTCTTCGTCTCAGTCAACACAACAGTTTATCCCGAAGTCTTTTACGGACCAGCACTGGTCATTAAACAGAATATTTTGCCTTACTTTTCCTCGATCGCTCCCGATTTTGTTTCATCTAGGACTTGGTTAGCTAATACACACTTTTGGTTAGGTTTTTTCTTTTTGCAAGGTCACATCTGGCATGCACTGCGATCGCGTGGATTTGATTTCCGCAAAGGTCGCTTAAGTAAAAATGCAGTCATTCCACAGCCAGTTTAA
- a CDS encoding chlorophyll a/b binding light-harvesting protein has protein sequence MTAVTADSPYKEIIPNVGWWAGNFRLVNLSGKLLGAHVAHAGLIVLWAGAMTLFELSRYNPDLPMYEQGFILLPHLATLGLGVGASGQIVDTYPYLVIGVMHLISSAVLGAGGIYHSLLGPEVLQDNPTFAGFFGYDWKDKDKMTTILGIHLTLLGVGALLLVAKAMFWGGLFDPGAGVGGDMRVIAHPTLNPFKIFGYLFGAWGSEGMAAVNNLEDVVGGHIWVSLILISGGIFHILTKPFDWAQKILLFSGEAYLSYSIGAVAYMAFLAAYFISVNNTVYPEVFYGSLKILDTSTGHVSPRGWLAVFHFVFGVLFLFGHIWHAIHARAVEAGFDFQNGDMIQPAGNPEDGNLATPVNSSDLTLNFLKNLPIYRSGLSSLSRGLEIGMAHGYWLIGPFAKLGPLRDSEAANLIGLLAACGLIVILTIGLSIYGTASYQEQMQTASQFTSVKTVPSMPEALQTTQGWSQFTAGFLIGGIGGAIFVYLVLNSLNVLTAIA, from the coding sequence ATGACAGCAGTAACTGCTGACAGCCCCTACAAGGAAATAATACCGAATGTTGGTTGGTGGGCTGGCAATTTTCGCTTAGTCAACTTATCTGGTAAATTATTAGGTGCTCATGTAGCTCATGCAGGTTTAATAGTGTTGTGGGCAGGAGCAATGACACTATTTGAGTTGTCTCGTTATAATCCTGACCTCCCAATGTACGAACAAGGATTCATCTTGTTACCCCATTTAGCAACATTAGGCTTAGGCGTAGGGGCTAGCGGACAGATTGTAGACACCTATCCCTATCTAGTTATTGGGGTAATGCATCTTATCTCTTCAGCAGTTCTAGGTGCTGGTGGAATTTATCATTCTCTGCTGGGACCAGAAGTGCTACAAGATAATCCTACCTTTGCTGGCTTCTTTGGCTACGACTGGAAAGACAAGGACAAAATGACCACAATTTTAGGGATTCACCTGACATTGCTGGGCGTCGGTGCTTTACTTCTAGTTGCCAAAGCAATGTTTTGGGGTGGGCTTTTCGATCCTGGGGCTGGTGTTGGTGGGGATATGCGAGTTATTGCTCACCCAACATTGAATCCATTTAAAATTTTTGGCTACCTTTTTGGTGCTTGGGGATCGGAAGGAATGGCAGCTGTTAATAACTTAGAAGATGTGGTTGGCGGTCACATTTGGGTTAGTTTAATCTTGATAAGTGGCGGTATCTTCCACATTTTGACCAAACCCTTTGATTGGGCGCAAAAAATTCTCCTATTCTCAGGAGAAGCTTATTTATCCTACAGCATTGGTGCTGTGGCATATATGGCTTTTTTGGCTGCTTATTTTATCAGTGTTAACAACACGGTCTATCCTGAAGTTTTTTATGGTTCACTTAAAATTTTAGACACTTCAACTGGCCATGTCTCACCTCGTGGTTGGTTAGCAGTGTTCCACTTTGTTTTTGGAGTATTGTTCCTCTTCGGTCATATTTGGCATGCCATTCACGCAAGAGCAGTAGAAGCAGGCTTTGATTTTCAAAATGGTGATATGATTCAGCCCGCTGGTAATCCTGAAGATGGCAATCTCGCAACCCCAGTCAATTCTTCTGACTTAACCTTGAATTTTCTGAAGAATTTGCCAATTTACCGTTCTGGATTGTCTTCTCTATCAAGAGGGCTGGAAATTGGTATGGCTCATGGTTACTGGTTGATTGGTCCTTTTGCAAAGTTAGGTCCACTGCGGGATTCAGAGGCGGCTAATTTAATAGGTTTGTTAGCTGCATGTGGTCTGATTGTGATTTTGACTATTGGCTTATCGATTTACGGTACTGCTTCTTATCAAGAGCAAATGCAAACAGCCTCGCAATTCACTTCAGTGAAAACAGTTCCGAGTATGCCAGAGGCTCTTCAAACTACTCAAGGATGGAGTCAATTTACCGCAGGCTTTTTGATTGGTGGAATTGGTGGAGCTATCTTCGTCTATCTCGTGTTGAATAGCCTGAATGTTTTAACTGCGATCGCGTAG
- a CDS encoding RNA-guided endonuclease InsQ/TnpB family protein, with protein MYKTLPVKAWFTDTEAAFWIDQCKHANSLINCALYHVRQTHYSRLEESGNAFTTYWRGDELRHGWKTYKCFTTYPELDKILKDNPHYKALAAQASQQTLRAVGESITSYNGLVSAYYKGEVDRPSLPKYRKSGGLASVTFPRQALTYKDGCFYPSISRETKPHLLTEIALPLPEFIDSDWVKEVTVRPCYGQLWIDWVIDDGKQIIEINPNLDYTQAWSFDHGGNNWLTGVSTLGQSLIVDGRKLRSMNQGYCRLVAKYKHGKSDFYWDSNLDRIQRKRNNQMRDAINKAARFIINRCLADRVGNLIIGWNEGQKNGSNMNKRGNQNFVPIPTGRLIERLKQLCPESGIVLTITEESYTSKSSFLDDDFLPKYGEKPDGWKPSGERIERGLYKTKKGFLINADCNGAANIMKKVATQLGLVLVKVGRGSLIAPHRYDLFCDLKNTFRTKLRSVVLAHGVTSM; from the coding sequence GTGTACAAAACTTTACCTGTTAAAGCCTGGTTTACAGATACTGAAGCAGCGTTTTGGATTGACCAGTGCAAACACGCTAACAGTTTGATTAATTGCGCTCTTTATCATGTTCGTCAAACTCATTATTCAAGACTTGAAGAGTCGGGTAACGCTTTCACGACTTATTGGCGTGGTGATGAATTGCGACATGGGTGGAAAACTTACAAATGTTTTACGACTTATCCAGAACTAGATAAAATTTTAAAAGACAATCCGCATTACAAGGCTCTTGCTGCACAAGCATCTCAGCAAACACTGAGAGCTGTCGGTGAGTCAATTACTTCTTACAATGGATTGGTTAGTGCTTACTATAAAGGTGAAGTTGATAGACCATCTTTACCAAAATATAGAAAAAGTGGCGGACTTGCATCAGTTACATTCCCACGTCAGGCACTGACTTATAAAGATGGTTGTTTTTACCCCTCAATTAGTAGAGAGACTAAGCCACATTTGTTAACTGAAATTGCGTTACCCTTACCAGAATTCATTGATTCGGATTGGGTTAAGGAAGTGACAGTGCGTCCTTGCTACGGTCAGTTGTGGATTGATTGGGTGATTGATGATGGCAAGCAAATAATTGAGATTAATCCGAATCTTGATTACACACAAGCTTGGAGTTTCGACCACGGTGGCAATAATTGGCTAACAGGTGTTTCAACACTGGGACAAAGCTTGATTGTTGATGGTAGAAAGTTACGTTCAATGAATCAAGGTTATTGTCGTCTTGTTGCCAAATATAAGCATGGTAAGTCTGATTTTTACTGGGATTCAAATCTCGATAGAATTCAACGCAAACGCAACAACCAGATGCGCGATGCCATTAACAAAGCTGCCCGATTCATTATTAATCGATGCCTTGCTGATCGTGTTGGAAATCTTATTATTGGTTGGAATGAAGGACAAAAAAATGGTTCTAACATGAACAAACGTGGGAACCAAAATTTTGTACCAATTCCGACTGGTAGACTTATTGAAAGATTAAAACAACTTTGTCCAGAGTCCGGAATTGTTTTAACCATTACTGAAGAGAGCTACACTTCCAAGAGTTCATTTCTGGATGATGATTTCCTACCGAAATACGGTGAAAAACCCGACGGATGGAAGCCTTCAGGAGAAAGAATTGAGCGTGGTCTTTACAAAACCAAGAAAGGTTTTTTAATCAATGCTGACTGCAATGGAGCAGCCAACATCATGAAGAAAGTAGCCACACAGCTAGGACTTGTCTTAGTCAAGGTGGGTAGAGGGTCTTTGATAGCCCCGCATCGGTATGATTTATTCTGCGATCTAAAGAACACATTTCGTACAAAGTTACGGAGTGTGGTTTTAGCCCACGGAGTCACATCCATGTAG
- a CDS encoding Nif11-like leader peptide family natural product precursor, with protein MTQNNATRFLGIVKQDRALKERLKATSEPEVFIKIAKDRGYDFTVEELHTELSKLSEEELAAIVNPGIAPRQHIYPR; from the coding sequence ATGACACAGAACAATGCTACCCGATTTTTGGGTATCGTCAAACAAGATCGAGCATTAAAGGAAAGACTCAAAGCCACATCTGAGCCAGAAGTTTTTATTAAAATTGCTAAAGACCGTGGCTATGACTTCACAGTTGAAGAACTGCACACTGAGCTAAGCAAGTTGTCTGAAGAAGAGTTAGCTGCGATCGTCAATCCAGGGATAGCACCCAGACAGCATATTTATCCCAGGTAA
- a CDS encoding fatty acid desaturase family protein, protein MFGDAIIQPELLDSQAQKLPNARQILSVKELSILNDRSNTAGLVHLTGHLTILGCSGYLWATNSCNWLVAIPALAIYGFSIASMFAPMHEGVHRTAFANNRLNEVVAWCAGVLSFYNSTFYRHYHKWHHLYTRVPGKDPELTDLTPRNWGEYLLVLSGLPWWVDKIRGHCRVALGQLDDCPFIPVANRAEVISSTRWQLAVYAAAIALSVTFKQPWFVLYWLLPLIIGQPILRFILLGEHTNCSLDANPLTNTRVTLTLWPVRFLMWNMPFHAEHHLYPSIPFHALPKAHQQLNSYFTHIDRGYIKVNRDIIAKLGQLE, encoded by the coding sequence ATGTTTGGTGATGCAATTATTCAACCTGAATTATTAGATAGTCAAGCCCAAAAACTTCCCAACGCCCGTCAGATTCTGAGTGTAAAAGAATTAAGTATTTTGAACGATCGCTCCAACACTGCTGGGCTGGTTCATTTAACTGGACATCTGACTATCCTCGGATGCAGTGGCTACCTCTGGGCAACAAACTCTTGCAATTGGTTAGTGGCGATACCAGCACTGGCTATTTATGGCTTTAGTATTGCGTCCATGTTTGCACCGATGCACGAAGGTGTTCACCGAACTGCTTTTGCTAACAATCGTTTGAATGAGGTTGTGGCTTGGTGTGCGGGAGTACTCTCTTTTTATAACAGCACTTTCTATCGGCACTACCACAAATGGCATCACCTTTATACTCGGGTTCCTGGCAAAGATCCGGAACTGACCGACCTCACACCACGCAACTGGGGTGAATATCTCTTGGTACTGAGTGGTTTACCTTGGTGGGTGGACAAAATACGCGGGCATTGTCGCGTTGCTCTAGGTCAACTTGACGATTGCCCATTTATACCAGTTGCTAACCGAGCCGAAGTCATTAGCTCCACCCGTTGGCAATTAGCTGTCTATGCAGCTGCGATCGCTCTCTCAGTCACATTCAAGCAACCTTGGTTTGTGCTTTATTGGCTGCTGCCACTAATTATAGGTCAACCTATTCTGCGTTTTATTTTACTGGGAGAACACACAAATTGCTCGCTTGACGCTAATCCTTTGACAAATACGCGGGTAACACTGACCTTATGGCCTGTGCGATTTTTAATGTGGAATATGCCATTTCACGCAGAGCACCATTTATATCCATCAATTCCTTTCCACGCACTGCCTAAAGCCCATCAGCAGTTGAATTCATACTTTACCCACATTGATCGGGGCTACATCAAAGTCAACCGGGATATTATAGCTAAATTGGGACAATTAGAGTGA
- a CDS encoding DICT sensory domain-containing protein: MNVSLPQDLSVYQLALSVEAPPQPLSLGLGTLLSMVRSQIDLLIEQQIAATLWVKLPPGKLWYSEIQRYYQQGISNAISINKIELTDKEDDTETTNILDRVSAFSESVSSYIQVESLPNSKLRREYFVMVLSPKFCSLILAYRPLKRRKNLTPGKANSRKNFLLPAITSFDGKVIQQVLDRLKQSIVPHSPSLVSTNLICPPISEPNLINQLLTKQIQHQDRMNRQITTKRLIKVKQQNRKLHETAQLKDECLSHVCQELRTPITHMKTALSLLNSPNLKVPQRQRYLQMLNTQCDRQNALICGVLDLVQLERQLERLPLEPVRLAELVPGVVSTYQPIAKEKGIMLAYTVPTDIPPVWCVSGGLRQIAINLLSNSIKFTPNGGEVWVRARVHNESVQLEFRDTGIGIAESEISKIFDRFYRVRSVAIDDSSGVGLGLTMVQLLLSRSGGSISVKSKLYEGSTFTVQFAIASENNQLITPIA, translated from the coding sequence ATGAATGTTTCTTTACCTCAGGATCTGTCTGTATATCAGTTGGCTTTAAGTGTGGAAGCACCTCCCCAACCACTGTCTCTGGGTCTTGGGACTTTACTATCAATGGTGAGGTCACAAATTGATTTGCTAATTGAACAACAGATTGCAGCTACATTATGGGTAAAGCTACCACCAGGAAAACTTTGGTACTCAGAAATTCAACGTTATTATCAGCAAGGAATATCTAATGCTATATCTATTAACAAAATTGAACTGACTGATAAAGAAGACGACACGGAGACAACCAATATTTTGGATCGAGTTTCCGCGTTTTCTGAATCTGTATCCTCGTATATTCAAGTAGAAAGCTTACCAAATAGCAAGCTGCGGCGAGAATACTTTGTCATGGTGTTATCACCAAAGTTCTGTAGCTTGATTTTAGCTTATAGACCTTTAAAAAGACGTAAAAATCTGACACCAGGAAAGGCGAACAGCCGAAAAAATTTTCTCTTACCTGCTATAACTTCTTTCGATGGAAAAGTCATTCAGCAAGTCTTAGATCGATTAAAACAATCAATAGTACCTCACTCGCCCTCACTAGTTTCTACCAATCTGATTTGTCCTCCAATTTCTGAGCCAAATCTCATCAATCAACTTTTGACAAAACAGATTCAGCATCAAGATAGAATGAACCGTCAAATAACAACAAAGCGTCTGATTAAAGTAAAACAACAAAATCGAAAACTTCATGAAACAGCGCAACTCAAAGATGAATGCTTGAGCCATGTTTGTCAAGAGTTGCGTACACCAATAACACATATGAAAACAGCTCTCTCGCTTTTAAATTCCCCCAATTTAAAAGTCCCCCAACGACAGCGTTATTTACAAATGCTCAATACTCAATGCGATCGCCAAAATGCTTTGATATGTGGTGTATTGGACTTAGTGCAGCTAGAACGCCAATTGGAAAGACTGCCACTAGAACCAGTACGCCTTGCAGAACTTGTACCTGGAGTCGTGAGTACTTATCAACCCATAGCTAAAGAAAAAGGTATTATGTTAGCCTACACTGTACCTACAGACATTCCACCTGTTTGGTGCGTTAGTGGTGGGTTGAGACAAATCGCAATTAACTTACTTTCCAACAGTATCAAGTTTACTCCCAACGGAGGAGAAGTTTGGGTGCGAGCACGAGTTCACAACGAGTCCGTTCAATTAGAATTTCGCGATACTGGTATTGGTATTGCCGAAAGTGAAATTTCTAAAATTTTTGACCGCTTTTACCGAGTCCGCTCAGTTGCCATAGACGATTCTAGTGGAGTTGGTTTAGGTTTAACAATGGTGCAACTGTTGCTATCGCGTAGCGGTGGCTCTATTTCTGTCAAAAGTAAGCTGTATGAAGGTTCTACTTTTACAGTGCAGTTTGCTATTGCTTCTGAAAACAATCAGTTAATAACTCCCATTGCCTGA
- a CDS encoding sensor histidine kinase → MYQWILPSLSEILVNSQPGATECSSVKAEQQWRVSIAATEQLLLKSLATISPEISQGLVLSGPAPILSEPKLAQSLQRVTFTAKPFNPLALMPFGMAATMAVVDETAYQETILPLLEADPLTGEQFCLVFTENFRLVLVLAEYKNGNKTFCFSFDSEVVEQAWRALGARVMLSNPDLFADLEEIVQKYYPSQPDYRTVMEFSRLLLTHLPEPQEQVESVSPPPPISASPSPSPCHRSDVELLQAFAHEVRTPLTTIRTITRLLLKQRDLPSNVIKRLELIDRECTEQIDRMELLFRAAELETSASEKSTNAQLTAMSLDRVLQQSIPRWQQAADRRNLTLDVVLPQELPMVVSNPNMLDRVLTGLMENFTRSLPAGSHIQVQVIPAGDQLKLQLLPLPLMANNDKTSTSPCTPPIRKALGQLLMFQPETGTISLNLYATKHLFQAIGGKLIVRERPRHGEVLTIFLPLEVNGQQNPPRSPCQAMGVIN, encoded by the coding sequence GTGTACCAATGGATCTTGCCGAGTCTGAGCGAAATATTAGTTAACAGTCAACCCGGTGCAACTGAATGCTCATCTGTCAAAGCCGAACAGCAATGGCGTGTAAGCATAGCAGCGACAGAACAACTGCTGTTAAAGAGTTTGGCAACAATTTCCCCTGAAATTAGCCAAGGATTAGTCTTATCAGGACCTGCACCCATACTTAGTGAACCAAAACTGGCTCAAAGCTTGCAGAGAGTCACTTTTACAGCGAAGCCGTTTAATCCTTTGGCTCTTATGCCCTTTGGAATGGCTGCTACTATGGCTGTAGTAGATGAAACTGCTTATCAGGAAACTATTTTACCTTTACTAGAAGCAGATCCACTCACTGGAGAGCAGTTTTGCTTAGTTTTTACAGAAAATTTTAGACTAGTGCTGGTTTTAGCAGAATATAAAAACGGTAATAAAACTTTTTGTTTTTCATTTGATTCTGAAGTTGTCGAACAAGCATGGCGAGCATTGGGTGCGCGAGTCATGTTAAGTAATCCTGACTTGTTTGCTGATTTAGAAGAAATAGTACAAAAATATTATCCAAGCCAGCCGGACTACCGCACGGTTATGGAGTTTAGCCGCTTGTTGCTAACACATTTACCAGAACCACAAGAACAGGTAGAAAGTGTTTCTCCCCCTCCCCCTATCTCCGCTTCCCCCTCTCCTTCTCCTTGCCACCGTAGCGATGTAGAATTGTTGCAAGCATTTGCTCATGAAGTCCGTACACCACTGACAACCATCCGCACCATAACGCGTCTGTTATTAAAACAGCGCGATTTACCTTCTAACGTTATCAAGCGTTTAGAACTTATCGATCGCGAATGTACCGAGCAAATCGATCGCATGGAGTTATTGTTTAGAGCAGCAGAACTGGAAACATCCGCTTCTGAAAAATCTACTAACGCCCAGCTGACAGCAATGTCTTTGGATCGAGTCTTGCAGCAAAGTATCCCCCGTTGGCAACAAGCAGCAGACCGGAGAAACTTAACTTTGGATGTTGTTCTACCTCAAGAACTACCAATGGTGGTCAGCAATCCCAATATGTTAGATCGAGTGCTGACAGGGTTAATGGAAAACTTTACCCGCAGTTTACCTGCAGGTAGCCATATTCAAGTGCAAGTTATTCCCGCAGGCGACCAACTGAAGTTGCAATTATTGCCCCTACCCCTAATGGCAAATAATGATAAAACTTCCACCTCCCCATGTACTCCACCGATCCGAAAAGCTCTCGGTCAACTGCTGATGTTTCAACCGGAAACAGGTACAATTAGTCTGAACCTCTATGCAACCAAGCATTTGTTTCAAGCTATTGGTGGCAAATTAATTGTCCGCGAACGTCCCCGTCATGGCGAGGTCTTGACCATCTTTCTGCCATTGGAAGTTAATGGTCAACAGAATCCTCCTCGCTCCCCCTGTCAGGCAATGGGAGTTATTAACTGA
- the psb34 gene encoding photosystem II assembly protein Psb34: MYTTVNEDGILNNYPTEPKMQFAEYPAIWEQRQYVIQGVFATLLVTTLVLVAFAAG, from the coding sequence ATGTATACCACTGTTAACGAAGACGGTATCCTCAATAACTACCCAACCGAGCCAAAAATGCAATTTGCTGAATACCCCGCTATTTGGGAGCAGCGTCAATATGTTATTCAAGGCGTGTTTGCTACGTTACTTGTCACGACTTTAGTTCTGGTTGCTTTTGCAGCTGGTTAA
- a CDS encoding UDP-N-acetylmuramoyl-L-alanyl-D-glutamate--2,6-diaminopimelate ligase, translating to MKLRELLASVDNVVLTSEHPAMDAEIQGLKTNSHACGAGDLFIGMPGTRVDGGDFWPSAIASGAVAAVISSQAIQKHPPTPESCVIAAEDMIKACAQLASTFYDYPGQKLKLVGVTGTNGKTTTTHLIEHFLNQANLSTALMGTLYTRWKDFLQTAVHTTPFAVELQQQLASAINAGNDYGVMEVSSHALAQGRVMGCQFEVGVFTNLTQDHLDFHRDMEDYFAAKALLFSPNYLKGRGVINADDSYGQRLIASLNSEQVWSYSVSDRNANLWMSDLNYEPNGVSGTLHTPKGEVAFRSPLVGQFNLENLLAAVGAGLHLGLDLQLVASAITEFPGVPGRMERVQISSQQDISVIVDYAHTPDSLENLLKASRPFIPGKMICVFGCGGDRDRTKRPKMGRIAADLSDVAIVTSDNPRTEEPEKILQDILAGIPETVNPIVIGDRATAIRTAILQAEPGDGVLLAGKGHEDYQILGTEKIHFDDREHARDALKERMIRH from the coding sequence ATGAAACTGCGAGAATTATTAGCGAGTGTTGATAATGTTGTACTAACATCCGAGCATCCAGCCATGGATGCTGAGATTCAGGGCTTGAAAACAAATTCCCACGCTTGTGGTGCGGGAGATTTGTTTATTGGAATGCCAGGAACACGAGTTGATGGTGGAGATTTTTGGCCTAGTGCGATCGCCTCCGGTGCGGTAGCTGCGGTCATTTCATCCCAAGCCATACAAAAACATCCTCCCACGCCAGAATCTTGCGTTATCGCAGCCGAAGACATGATTAAAGCTTGTGCTCAGCTAGCCAGTACTTTTTATGATTATCCCGGACAAAAACTCAAACTTGTGGGTGTTACGGGTACAAATGGCAAAACCACAACGACTCACCTTATAGAACATTTCCTCAATCAAGCCAATTTGTCAACAGCTTTAATGGGTACACTATATACTCGTTGGAAGGATTTTTTACAAACTGCCGTTCACACAACACCTTTTGCTGTAGAACTGCAACAGCAGTTAGCTTCAGCTATAAATGCTGGAAACGATTATGGAGTGATGGAAGTCAGTTCTCACGCTCTAGCGCAGGGTCGAGTGATGGGTTGTCAGTTTGAAGTAGGAGTTTTTACTAATTTGACCCAAGACCATTTAGACTTCCATCGTGACATGGAAGATTACTTTGCTGCCAAAGCGTTATTATTTAGCCCTAATTATCTTAAAGGTCGAGGAGTCATTAATGCTGACGATTCTTACGGTCAGCGATTAATTGCATCACTCAATTCAGAACAGGTTTGGAGTTACAGTGTTAGCGATCGCAATGCAAACTTGTGGATGAGTGACCTGAACTACGAACCCAATGGAGTGAGCGGTACGCTGCATACACCAAAAGGCGAAGTCGCTTTTCGTTCACCACTTGTCGGTCAATTCAATTTAGAAAATTTATTAGCAGCAGTTGGAGCAGGTTTACACTTGGGGTTAGATTTACAATTAGTAGCATCGGCAATAACTGAGTTTCCTGGAGTCCCTGGAAGAATGGAAAGGGTGCAAATTAGTTCTCAGCAAGACATTAGCGTAATTGTTGATTATGCCCATACTCCAGATAGTTTGGAGAACTTGTTGAAAGCCTCACGTCCCTTCATCCCAGGTAAGATGATTTGCGTCTTTGGATGTGGGGGAGACCGCGATCGCACCAAGCGTCCGAAAATGGGTAGAATTGCTGCCGATCTATCTGATGTAGCAATAGTCACCTCAGATAATCCCCGAACTGAAGAGCCAGAAAAGATTTTACAGGATATTTTGGCAGGGATTCCAGAAACAGTTAATCCAATCGTCATAGGCGATCGCGCCACTGCTATCCGGACTGCTATTTTACAAGCAGAACCAGGTGATGGAGTTTTGCTTGCAGGTAAAGGTCATGAAGATTACCAAATTTTGGGAACGGAAAAAATTCACTTTGATGACAGAGAGCACGCACGCGATGCTTTAAAAGAAAGGATGATAAGGCATTAG